One window of the Triticum dicoccoides isolate Atlit2015 ecotype Zavitan chromosome 3B, WEW_v2.0, whole genome shotgun sequence genome contains the following:
- the LOC119282049 gene encoding CBL-interacting protein kinase 4-like translates to MNGTRKKSSGTPLLGKYELGRLLGRGTFAKVYLAHTVTGGEPVAVKVIDKAEVMGTEGMAPRVLQEVEAMRRLRHPGVVRLHEVLATRASIYLVMELAPRGDLQSRLAALPSHRFSEKAARRVFVQLTVALAHCHARGVTHRDLKPQNLLLDGAGNLKVSDFGLSALPDSFREDGRLHTACGTAAYAAPEVLRNKAYDGAKADAWSCGVTLFVLVAGRLPFDDANIPDMCRKASRRQYVVPPWVSPPTSRLLHRLLDPNPETRVAVEALAGTHPWFVKRSLSLDSHLDGLLDSQPERAVAFRAPSVNAFDIISTSQWLDLSGMFGESRRSKEKRFVTTASPEQTLEQLGRAGRKLGYVVVVGKKGRECQRCPLGGLTISVEISELELPLMLVEMRLEMDDGEVRVFSWDQLRVELGDGVVRAWDSREDLQQV, encoded by the coding sequence ATGAACGGCACAAGGAAGAAGAGCAGCGGCACGCCGCTGCTGGGCAAGTACGAGCTCGGGCGTCTGCTCGGCCGCGGCACGTTCGCCAAGGTCTACCTCGCGCACACTGTGACCGGCGGCGAGCCGGTGGCGGTGAAGGTGATCGACAAGGCGGAGGTGATGGGCACGGAGGGCATGGCGCCTCGCGTGCTCCAGGAGGTGGAGGCCATGCGCCGGCTTCGCCACCCGGGAGTGGTCCGCCTCCACGAGGTGCTCGCCACTCGCGCCAGTATCTACCTCGTCATGGAGCTCGCCCCCCGGGGCGACCTTCAGTCCAGGCTCGCCGCTCTGCCAAGCCACCGGTTTTCAGAGAAGGCCGCGCGGCGCGTGTTCGTGCAGCTCACGGTGGCGCTCGCCCACTGCCACGCGCGCGGCGTGACGCACCGCGACCTCAAGCCGCAGAACCTCCTCCTGGACGGCGCCGGCAACCTCAAGGTCTCCGACTTCGGCCTCTCGGCGCTCCCAGACTCGTTCCGGGAGGACGGCCGCCTCCACACCGCCTGCGGCACGGCGGCCTATGCCGCGCCGGAGGTGCTCCGCAACAAGGCATACGACGGCGCCAAGGCCGACGCGTGGTCCTGCGGAGTCACGCTCTtcgtcctcgtcgccggccgccTGCCCTTCGATGACGCTAATATCCCCGATATGTGCCGGAAGGCGTCCCGCCGGCAGTACGTGGTCCCGCCGTGGGTGTCCCCGCCAACGAGCCGACTGCTGCACCGCCTGCTCGACCCGAACCCGGAAACCCGCGTCGCCGTAGAGGCGCTGGCGGGGACGCACCCATGGTTCGTCAAGCGCTCCCTCAGCCTCGACTCTCACCTTGACGGCCTCCTCGACAGCCAGCCGGAGCGCGCGGTGGCGTTCCGGGCGCCGTCAGTGAACGCGTTCGACATCATATCCACGTCGCAGTGGCTCGATCTGTCCGGGATGTTCGGCGAGAGCAGGAGGAGCAAGGAGAAGCGGTTCGTGACGACGGCGTCGCCGGAGCAGACGCTGGAGCAGCTCGGCCGGGCGGGCAGGAAGCTCGGGTACGTGGTCGTGGTGGGGAAGAAAGGAAGGGAGTGCCAGCGCTGTCCTCTAGGAGGGCTGACGATATCGGTGGAGATCTCGGAGCTGGAGCTGCCGCTGATGCTCGTCGAGATGCGGCTGGAGATGGACGATGGAGAGGTTCGAGTGTTTAGCTGGGATCAGTTGAGGGTAGAGCTGGGGGATGGTGTAGTTAGGGCTTGGGATAGCCGTGAGGATTTGCAACAAGTTTAG